A part of Myxococcus landrumus genomic DNA contains:
- a CDS encoding bifunctional helix-turn-helix transcriptional regulator/GNAT family N-acetyltransferase — MAQTRRDQSVAAVRHFNRFYTQKIGVLTDGLLQSEFSLTEARLFYELHHREAPTAAELSRELALDPGYLSRLLRSFSNQGFIERVPSALDGRQHLLRLSAKGEQTYARLNNRSEDSIRTLLSTLRGDERERIVEAMQVIEELLGEKKPRASAEAVVLRAHRPGDIGWVIQRHGEIYSQEYGWDERFEALVAGIASKFILEREPERERCWIAELNGRSVGSVFLVRESKTVAKLRLLLVEPSARGLGVGTRLVDACVRFAREAGYRKVRLWTDSQLLAARHLYEQAGFEHISSEPHSDFGEGLVSETWELKF; from the coding sequence ATGGCACAGACACGACGTGACCAGAGCGTGGCGGCGGTTCGGCACTTCAACCGCTTCTATACGCAGAAGATTGGCGTGCTGACCGATGGCCTGCTTCAGAGCGAGTTCTCGCTGACCGAAGCCCGGCTCTTCTACGAGCTGCATCACCGCGAGGCCCCCACCGCGGCGGAGCTGAGTCGGGAGCTCGCGCTGGACCCGGGCTATCTCAGCCGGCTGCTGCGGAGCTTCAGCAACCAGGGGTTCATCGAACGCGTGCCCTCCGCGCTGGATGGTCGCCAGCACCTGCTGCGCCTGTCGGCCAAGGGAGAGCAGACCTACGCGCGGCTGAACAACCGCTCCGAGGACTCCATCCGCACCCTGCTGTCCACGCTCCGCGGGGACGAGCGCGAGCGCATCGTGGAGGCGATGCAGGTCATCGAGGAGCTGCTCGGAGAGAAGAAGCCGCGAGCGTCCGCGGAGGCCGTCGTCCTGCGGGCGCATCGGCCGGGAGACATCGGCTGGGTCATCCAGCGGCACGGGGAGATCTACAGCCAGGAGTACGGCTGGGATGAGCGGTTCGAGGCGCTGGTCGCGGGCATTGCGTCCAAGTTCATCCTGGAGCGAGAGCCGGAGCGGGAGCGCTGTTGGATCGCCGAGCTGAATGGCCGGAGCGTCGGCTCGGTGTTCCTGGTGCGCGAGTCGAAGACGGTGGCGAAGCTGCGGCTGCTGCTCGTGGAGCCGTCCGCGCGGGGGCTCGGAGTCGGCACCCGGCTGGTGGATGCGTGCGTCCGCTTCGCGCGCGAGGCGGGCTACCGGAAGGTGCGCCTGTGGACGGACAGCCAGCTCCTCGCCGCGCGACACCTGTATGAACAAGCGGGCTTCGAGCACATCAGCTCGGAGCCCCACAGTGACTTCGGCGAGGGGCTGGTGTCTGAGACCTGGGAGTTGAAGTTCTAG
- a CDS encoding ABC transporter ATP-binding protein codes for MTPAIEVHHLTRRFGSFTAVDDVSFDVGAGEIFGYLGANGAGKSTTIRMLCGLLKPTGGGARVAGFDVGLEPERVKTGIGYMSQRFSLYLDLSVRANLEFFASAYGAYGKELERRIGEMLERMQLREVQDEVTGSLPGGLQQRVALASAVLHQPRIVFLDEPTAGVDPVQRRSFWDLIRDLASHGTTVFVTTHYMDEAENCARIGIMVDGKLVALDSPEGLKRTHAPGRVLEVRGPHLSPALDSLRGMEGVLDVSRFGSGATVRVDPALLPSEVLAERLRARGVDPLEMEDSAPTLDDVFLALTANAQRGED; via the coding sequence ATGACTCCGGCCATCGAGGTGCATCACCTGACGAGGCGATTCGGGAGCTTCACCGCGGTGGACGACGTGAGCTTCGATGTCGGCGCGGGAGAAATCTTCGGCTATCTGGGAGCCAACGGCGCGGGCAAGTCCACCACCATCCGCATGCTGTGTGGCCTGCTGAAGCCCACGGGTGGCGGCGCACGGGTCGCGGGCTTCGACGTGGGACTCGAGCCCGAGCGCGTGAAGACGGGCATCGGCTACATGTCCCAGCGCTTCTCGCTGTACCTGGACCTGAGCGTCCGCGCGAACCTGGAGTTCTTCGCCTCGGCCTATGGCGCGTACGGCAAGGAGCTGGAGCGGCGCATCGGCGAGATGCTCGAGCGCATGCAGCTTCGCGAGGTCCAGGACGAGGTGACTGGCTCGCTTCCGGGAGGACTTCAGCAGCGCGTGGCCCTGGCGAGCGCGGTGCTGCATCAGCCCCGCATCGTCTTCCTCGACGAGCCCACCGCGGGCGTGGACCCGGTGCAGCGGCGCTCCTTCTGGGATCTGATTCGCGACCTCGCGTCCCATGGCACCACCGTCTTCGTCACCACGCACTACATGGACGAAGCGGAGAACTGTGCCCGCATCGGCATCATGGTGGATGGAAAGCTGGTGGCGTTGGACAGCCCCGAAGGACTCAAGCGGACCCATGCACCGGGCCGCGTGTTGGAGGTCCGAGGTCCTCATCTCTCCCCTGCCCTGGATTCGCTGCGGGGCATGGAGGGCGTGCTGGATGTGAGCCGCTTCGGCTCGGGGGCCACCGTTCGCGTGGACCCGGCGCTGCTTCCTTCCGAGGTGCTGGCGGAGCGGCTGCGCGCGCGGGGTGTGGACCCGCTGGAGATGGAGGACTCGGCGCCGACGCTGGACGACGTCTTCCTGGCCCTCACGGCGAATGCCCAGCGCGGAGAGGACTGA
- a CDS encoding bile acid:sodium symporter family protein yields MSLRLVKRLSRDWFLLGMLSAVGLALLFPDFGRAGGAMHADVVTNVGIFAVFFLHGVGMPLAQLKAGALQWRLHVLVQSFTFLVFPALWFVFNLLLGAWVPADVSLGFLFLCAVPSTISSSVAMTGAARGNVAGAIFDASLSSLLGIFFTPLIVGLLARTTGQSLPLGDAILKLSVLLLLPLVLGQLARPFVGAAFARYRKYTNGVDRVFILVLVYASFCDSFSSGLFSRHGGATLAMVIGGAALLLATVLTLSTVAARRWGFSPEDEIAAVFCGSKKTLASGVPMARLLFGAHPALGLIVLPLMFYHQLQLVVCSVLAERYASRPTES; encoded by the coding sequence ATGTCACTGCGCCTCGTCAAGCGGCTCTCGCGCGACTGGTTCCTCCTGGGAATGCTCAGCGCCGTGGGGCTCGCGCTCCTCTTCCCCGACTTCGGCCGGGCCGGCGGGGCGATGCATGCCGACGTCGTCACCAACGTCGGCATCTTCGCCGTGTTCTTCCTCCACGGCGTGGGGATGCCCCTGGCCCAGCTCAAGGCCGGGGCCCTCCAGTGGCGGCTGCACGTCCTGGTGCAGTCCTTCACCTTCCTCGTCTTTCCCGCGCTGTGGTTCGTCTTCAACCTCCTCCTGGGCGCGTGGGTGCCAGCGGACGTGTCGCTGGGATTCCTGTTCCTGTGCGCCGTGCCGTCCACCATCTCCTCGTCCGTGGCGATGACGGGAGCGGCGCGAGGCAACGTGGCGGGGGCCATCTTCGACGCGAGCCTGTCGAGCCTGCTGGGCATCTTCTTCACGCCCCTCATCGTCGGGCTGCTGGCGCGCACCACGGGGCAGTCGCTGCCCCTGGGGGATGCCATCCTCAAGCTGTCCGTGCTGCTGCTCCTGCCGCTGGTGCTGGGACAGTTGGCGCGGCCCTTCGTGGGGGCGGCCTTCGCGCGCTACCGGAAGTACACCAACGGCGTGGACCGGGTGTTCATCCTGGTGCTGGTCTATGCGTCGTTCTGTGACTCGTTCTCCTCGGGGCTCTTCAGCCGCCATGGCGGCGCCACGCTCGCGATGGTCATCGGCGGCGCGGCGCTGCTGCTCGCCACGGTGCTGACGCTCAGCACCGTGGCGGCGCGGCGCTGGGGGTTCTCCCCGGAGGATGAGATCGCCGCGGTGTTCTGCGGCTCGAAGAAGACGCTGGCCTCGGGAGTGCCCATGGCGCGGTTGCTGTTCGGGGCACATCCGGCGCTGGGGCTCATCGTCCTGCCGCTCATGTTCTACCACCAGCTCCAGCTCGTGGTGTGCTCGGTGCTGGCGGAGCGGTACGCCAGCAGGCCGACGGAGTCCTGA
- a CDS encoding MFS transporter: MSVTAAGPAFSVFRHRDFRTYQIARLCAVLAMQIESVAIGWQVYDMTGSALALGYTGLAQFVPFLTFCLLGGQAADRFDRRSILAICQGVMLLCSLALLSFSLGHITDVRFVYGVLILFGTARAFYAPAGSALTPHLVPKNELTRAVAVNSTTWQVATIAGPAVGGVLYGWAGPTGAYLGSAALCALTVVWILSLKVRTGRASSQPLSFGTLVAGLGFVRRQRMLLGSITLDLFAVLLGGAVALLPIYAKDVLHTGPWGLGLLRCAPAAGAALTAVAFAMKPLGGKAGWKMFAAVAIFGAATLVFGVSRSLPLSLLALAVAGAADMVSVVVRHTLELMATPDEMRGRVGAVNMMCIGASNELGEFRAGWLAEHVGAVPAVVAGAVGTLVVVVLWSWGFPELRKVDRLELTTAEPSPKPQTPEAPAAQAG; the protein is encoded by the coding sequence ATGTCAGTCACCGCAGCAGGCCCGGCCTTCTCCGTCTTCCGTCACCGCGACTTCCGCACCTACCAGATCGCTCGCCTCTGCGCGGTGCTGGCCATGCAGATTGAGTCGGTGGCCATCGGCTGGCAGGTCTACGACATGACGGGCAGCGCCCTGGCGCTTGGCTACACGGGGCTTGCCCAGTTCGTGCCGTTCCTCACGTTCTGCCTGCTCGGCGGACAGGCCGCCGACCGGTTCGACCGTCGGAGCATCCTGGCCATCTGCCAAGGCGTGATGTTGCTGTGCAGCCTGGCGCTGCTGTCCTTCTCGCTGGGCCACATCACCGATGTGCGCTTCGTCTACGGCGTCCTGATTCTCTTCGGCACGGCGCGAGCCTTCTATGCGCCCGCGGGCTCCGCGCTCACGCCGCACCTGGTTCCCAAGAACGAGCTGACGCGCGCGGTCGCCGTGAACTCCACGACGTGGCAGGTGGCCACCATCGCGGGTCCCGCGGTGGGCGGCGTGCTCTATGGGTGGGCCGGCCCGACGGGGGCCTACCTCGGGTCCGCCGCGCTGTGTGCGCTGACGGTGGTGTGGATTCTCTCGCTGAAGGTGCGGACCGGCCGGGCGTCGTCGCAGCCGTTGTCCTTCGGCACACTCGTCGCGGGGCTGGGCTTCGTCCGCCGCCAGCGCATGTTGCTGGGGAGCATCACGCTGGACCTGTTCGCCGTGCTGTTGGGTGGCGCCGTGGCGCTGCTCCCCATCTACGCCAAGGATGTGCTGCACACGGGGCCGTGGGGACTCGGCCTGCTGCGGTGTGCCCCCGCGGCGGGTGCGGCCCTGACGGCGGTGGCCTTCGCCATGAAGCCCCTGGGTGGGAAGGCGGGCTGGAAGATGTTCGCGGCCGTGGCCATCTTCGGCGCGGCGACGCTGGTCTTCGGGGTGAGTCGCTCCCTGCCCTTGTCGCTGCTGGCCCTGGCCGTCGCCGGTGCCGCGGACATGGTCAGCGTGGTGGTGCGCCACACCTTGGAGTTGATGGCCACTCCCGACGAGATGCGTGGCCGTGTCGGTGCGGTGAACATGATGTGCATCGGTGCTTCCAACGAGTTGGGCGAGTTCCGAGCGGGATGGCTCGCCGAGCACGTGGGCGCCGTTCCGGCGGTGGTGGCGGGTGCGGTGGGGACGTTGGTGGTCGTGGTCCTCTGGTCCTGGGGCTTCCCCGAGCTGCGGAAGGTGGACCGCCTGGAGTTGACAACCGCGGAGCCATCTCCCAAGCCGCAGACGCCCGAAGCGCCCGCCGCTCAGGCGGGCTGA
- a CDS encoding ABC transporter permease produces the protein MHPLVVQYRAVVVKEVRQTARDRRVMALLTLAPLIQLFMLGFAVNFDVRHVPTVVVDRDKTAESRAYARGQLAGDTLSLTAQLPDETAAAEALEQGKASVALIFPPDFQRDLLRGEGAQVQALVDGSDPTRSSVAATAVAQYSVLQATRMLREQAQGQGLTPPRTPVELVPRVLYNPELSTSVYVVPGIAAMLLLIVTTIIMAMGLARERETGTLEQLQVTPLRPGILMAGKVTPFLLIGLVDVGLALSVGAWVFGVPLRGSLLLVAVATLFYLLSTLSVGLLIATVSRTQQQAFVGGFLFVLPAVLLSGVMSPIRAMPDWLAWLTYLNPVRYYAEVLRGVLLKNASLWDLWRQVLLLAIFGAVMMGVAARRFHKTSA, from the coding sequence ATGCATCCGCTGGTGGTGCAGTACCGCGCGGTGGTGGTGAAGGAAGTCCGGCAGACGGCGAGAGATCGGCGCGTCATGGCGCTCTTGACGCTGGCACCGCTCATCCAGCTCTTCATGCTGGGCTTCGCGGTGAACTTCGACGTGCGCCACGTCCCCACGGTGGTGGTGGACCGGGACAAGACGGCGGAGAGCCGCGCGTACGCGAGGGGGCAGCTCGCGGGCGACACCTTGAGCCTCACGGCCCAGCTCCCCGATGAGACCGCGGCGGCGGAGGCCCTCGAGCAAGGCAAGGCGTCGGTCGCGTTGATCTTCCCTCCAGACTTCCAGAGGGACCTGCTGCGCGGTGAAGGGGCGCAGGTCCAGGCGCTGGTGGATGGCTCGGACCCCACGCGCTCGTCCGTCGCGGCGACCGCGGTGGCCCAGTACAGCGTGCTTCAGGCGACGCGGATGCTGCGCGAGCAGGCCCAGGGCCAGGGGCTGACGCCGCCACGGACACCCGTGGAGCTGGTGCCTCGGGTCCTCTACAACCCGGAGCTGTCGACCTCCGTGTACGTGGTGCCGGGCATCGCGGCGATGCTGCTGCTCATCGTCACGACCATCATCATGGCGATGGGGTTGGCGCGCGAGCGGGAGACGGGGACGCTGGAGCAGTTGCAGGTGACGCCGCTGCGGCCCGGCATCTTGATGGCGGGAAAGGTGACGCCCTTCCTGCTGATTGGCCTGGTGGACGTGGGGCTCGCGTTGAGCGTGGGCGCTTGGGTCTTTGGCGTTCCGCTGCGTGGGAGCCTGCTGCTCGTCGCGGTGGCCACCCTCTTCTACCTCCTGTCCACGTTGAGCGTGGGGCTCCTCATCGCGACAGTGAGCCGCACGCAGCAACAGGCCTTCGTGGGTGGGTTCCTCTTCGTCCTGCCCGCGGTGCTCCTCTCGGGGGTGATGAGCCCCATCCGCGCGATGCCGGATTGGCTCGCGTGGCTGACCTACTTGAACCCGGTGCGCTACTACGCGGAGGTGCTGCGCGGCGTGCTGCTCAAGAACGCGAGCCTGTGGGATTTGTGGCGGCAGGTACTCCTTCTCGCCATCTTCGGAGCGGTGATGATGGGCGTGGCTGCTCGGCGGTTCCACAAGACCTCCGCCTGA
- a CDS encoding ABC transporter permease, protein MDSSSVNRRVGRILAMAGKEVLHIRRDIRTLYLALALPVVMLVLFGFGISFDVDHLELAVVDQDRTDLSRELVRQVTASGEFVVLREGTSPEEAVSELRRGRATGVLLIRKGFSEDVKRGGAQVQFLLDGADGNTATQALAKAQALVEMAGRKLGGTGVMAPPPLEVRVRTLFNPTARSAMFLVPGLAAYLLAIVAVLITALTVAREWERGSMEQLFATPVGRMEIVVGKLLPYLGIGLLQVMLVLAVGTWVFDVPIRGSLVALGLGSFLFLVGMLGQGLLISVVTRNQMVATQVATMTSVLPSMLLSGFIFPIENLPPPLKVISTLIPARYFVATLRGVLLRGNGLEVLWPQLLALTLFAALMLVVATRRFQRRLD, encoded by the coding sequence ATGGACTCCTCGAGCGTGAATCGCCGGGTGGGACGCATCCTCGCGATGGCGGGCAAGGAGGTCCTGCACATCCGCCGGGACATCCGCACCCTCTATCTGGCGCTGGCGCTGCCCGTGGTGATGCTGGTGCTGTTCGGCTTCGGCATCAGCTTCGACGTGGACCACCTGGAGCTGGCGGTGGTGGACCAGGACCGCACGGACCTGTCGCGCGAGCTGGTGCGCCAGGTCACCGCGTCCGGTGAGTTCGTGGTGCTTCGCGAAGGCACCTCGCCCGAGGAGGCCGTGAGCGAGCTGCGCCGAGGCCGCGCCACGGGTGTGCTGCTGATTCGCAAGGGCTTCTCCGAGGACGTGAAGCGCGGAGGCGCACAGGTCCAGTTCCTGCTCGACGGCGCGGATGGCAACACCGCGACCCAGGCGTTGGCGAAGGCCCAGGCCCTGGTGGAGATGGCGGGCCGCAAGCTCGGAGGGACCGGGGTGATGGCCCCGCCTCCGCTGGAGGTCCGCGTGCGCACGCTGTTCAATCCCACGGCGCGCTCGGCGATGTTCCTGGTGCCCGGGTTGGCGGCGTACCTCCTGGCCATCGTCGCGGTGCTCATCACCGCGCTGACGGTGGCGCGCGAGTGGGAACGAGGCTCCATGGAGCAGCTCTTCGCGACCCCCGTGGGACGGATGGAGATTGTCGTCGGCAAGCTGCTGCCCTACCTGGGCATCGGACTGCTCCAGGTGATGCTGGTGCTGGCGGTGGGCACCTGGGTGTTCGACGTGCCCATCCGCGGCAGCCTGGTGGCGCTGGGGCTGGGCTCGTTCCTGTTCCTCGTGGGGATGCTGGGCCAGGGGTTGCTCATCTCGGTGGTGACGCGGAACCAGATGGTGGCGACGCAGGTGGCGACGATGACGTCCGTGCTGCCATCGATGTTGCTGTCGGGGTTCATCTTCCCCATCGAGAACCTGCCTCCTCCGCTCAAGGTCATCAGCACGCTGATTCCAGCGCGCTACTTCGTGGCCACGCTGCGAGGGGTGCTCTTGCGCGGCAATGGCCTGGAAGTGCTGTGGCCTCAGTTGTTGGCTCTGACCTTGTTCGCGGCCCTCATGTTGGTGGTGGCGACGCGGCGTTTCCAGCGGCGGCTGGACTGA
- a CDS encoding endonuclease, with protein sequence MLRLAPLLACAPLFLTSCSDDDEGGVDPDVAEFKVMTRNLYLGADIDRLFAAQSPADVPGLTAALYATVQQTNFPERVKSLAAEIQSDQPALIGLQEVALFRTQSPSDFRSNPLPNAQTVTYDYLDILLKELQSRGLNYRAVATVQNADVELPAALTGNPSDLTDVRLTDRDVILARGDVQVTNVVTGNYAYAQEVSLGGVSVRITRGFTKLDAKVDDARFAFVNTHLETLSPGNQNQATELAALVASYDRPLILVGDLNTGPGAATTGYDILVNATTGLTDAWTTVGTGSGFTCCFNETLTDANTSGLDERIDLVLYAGGGTDPQSTAIVGANITDRTPSGLWPTDHAGLVVQFRVEH encoded by the coding sequence TTGCTTCGTTTGGCGCCGCTGCTCGCGTGCGCTCCCCTGTTCCTCACCTCCTGCAGTGACGACGACGAAGGCGGCGTCGATCCAGACGTCGCCGAGTTCAAGGTGATGACTCGCAATCTCTACCTGGGCGCCGACATCGACCGGCTGTTCGCCGCGCAGTCCCCCGCGGACGTCCCAGGGCTCACCGCGGCGCTCTACGCGACGGTGCAGCAGACGAACTTCCCCGAGCGCGTCAAGTCGCTCGCCGCGGAGATCCAGAGCGACCAACCCGCACTCATCGGGTTGCAAGAGGTCGCCCTGTTCCGGACCCAGAGCCCCAGCGACTTCAGGTCCAATCCCCTGCCCAACGCACAGACCGTGACCTACGACTACCTGGACATCCTGCTGAAGGAACTCCAGAGCCGGGGCCTGAACTATCGCGCGGTGGCAACGGTGCAGAACGCGGACGTCGAGCTCCCCGCCGCGCTCACCGGCAACCCCTCCGACCTGACCGACGTCCGCCTCACGGACCGCGACGTCATCCTGGCGCGCGGAGACGTGCAGGTCACAAACGTCGTGACGGGCAACTATGCCTACGCCCAGGAAGTGAGCCTGGGGGGCGTTTCGGTCCGCATCACCCGGGGCTTCACCAAGCTGGACGCCAAGGTGGACGACGCGCGCTTCGCCTTCGTCAACACACACCTGGAGACGCTCTCACCGGGCAACCAGAACCAGGCCACGGAGCTGGCCGCGCTCGTCGCGTCGTATGACCGGCCGCTCATCCTCGTGGGCGACCTGAACACCGGACCGGGTGCGGCGACCACGGGTTACGACATCCTGGTCAACGCGACGACGGGATTGACGGACGCCTGGACCACGGTGGGCACAGGGTCGGGCTTCACCTGCTGCTTCAACGAGACACTCACCGACGCCAACACGAGCGGCCTCGATGAGCGCATCGACCTGGTGCTGTACGCCGGGGGCGGCACGGACCCGCAGTCCACCGCCATCGTGGGCGCGAACATCACGGACCGCACGCCTTCGGGCCTCTGGCCCACGGACCACGCGGGCCTGGTGGTGCAGTTCCGGGTCGAGCACTGA